The following DNA comes from Cryptococcus deuterogattii R265 chromosome 2, complete sequence.
TTCGAAGCCTCTCATATTGTCGGCTGAAACTAAAACTACGAGTACTGCTTCCAGCTGgttcttttcccctttcAACTACCCTAATTCATCGCATATAGTCATACATGAGCGCTCAATCCCAGCCTAGGGCTGGTGTAAGAGAAGCGGCTCTTGCCGCTGCCCAAGCACGACTTAACCCGCCACCTTCCTACGACGCTTCCTCCGCTTACGCCTCAAACTCAGCTGTCGCCGGTGGTACCGCTCAAGCCACAATGAATAACGGAAGCACTGTTTCGGGACAGATCCCTTTATTCTCGCCGCCGGGTTCGAGGGCGAGCCCAAGACCTTCCTTTACAgataaagaggagagggaattGAAGCTGAAGTTTGGGAAATTGTTGGATCGTGGGATCGTTAGGGATAATGGCTATAAAGAAAGCGCGGAAGCTGTTGAGGTTGGTTTAATCCTTTATATCGGACGCAACGGGTGCCAACGGTTTGAGAGCGGTGCTGATCAAGGACATTTATTGTAGACTTTATTGAAGATTGCTAACAACATTCTTTCGAACGATGATCCAAAGTACCGAACCATTAAGGCCACCAATGGTATGTTGCAGAAGAAAGTTTTATCGGTCAAGGGTGGCCATGATTATATCATTGCTGTAagtaattttttttttctgctAGACAATTGCAAACTCCCTGCTCGCCGCCCGTGGTTGTTTGTGATTCTTTTGCAGTCGTCCTGTGACCATCTTATCAAGGGGTCCCTGGCTACCGCTGCTCATGCCATCTATTCGTTCGGAGACTGATACTATTCTTGGTATAGCTCGGTTTTCGGACGAAGACAGTTGATTTCGTCAAGATATACGTTTTCGAGAAGACTCTTCGGTCGACACACGAGCTCAAAATTGGTGCAGAAGTACTTCAAGACCACGTGCGTCTACTCTCAGCCGATGCCCTTCTAGACTCGCCTGCTAATCTCATGAATTACACCTCCAGTTGACATGTCTCAAAGAAAGAGTGAACCTCTCATCGCAATCGCTCCTCAATTACAaccgagaagaagctgccCGCCGAGCTCAAGCACTCCGCGAGATTGAAGCTGATCGTGAATCTGTGAAGATCCGGGCAGAGAGGGAACGACAAGTTAGAGAAGCCAAAGAACAGGCCGAGAGGcagagaagggagagaggggaagCCGAGGAGGCCGAGGAGATAGTTAAcagggatgatgagaggCGGAGAGAGATGGCAAATGCTGTGGTGAGAAATGATAGAGACTATAGGCACAAcgttgttgaagatgatgactaCCCGCCAACGTATGGGGAAACTTTCtttggggatggaaggaggttggGTGATTAAGAGTATATGTTTGCACATAATCATGTCTGATACgagttgttgaggatgacgacTGTTAAAATGTTGTTTAAATACTTGTTTGTTGAAATAAACTTATACCAATGATGCACGACGTAGTCAGCACCTTAATAAATATGAGTAAGAGGTTGATACGAAATCGTGGGCGACAACAGACTAAGATTTGGAAAGGTGGCTATCGTTATAGAAGTTGCATATTGCTCATGGTTTTAATATATTAATGTGATGTACGTACCCTACATTACATTACATTATAAAATACTTCTGCTTCCGGTCTGCACCCTAACAAGCTCAACGCCTATCCTAATTTCAAACGAGCTCACAACTCCTTCTACCGCATCTCCATTGCTAGCTTTCCGTCCCTCGCTTGCAGTAACTCCTTCCTtactctcttcatcatctgtgAGGCTAGAGAAATACAAGAGTcagagggaaagaaggtggaagaggggaaaagaTAGGAAAGTAGTTATGGGGTGTCgaggagagatgagagaaggtagaaggagaaaagataagggataggagaagagacgaaAAGAGAGGCATTAAGAAAGAGAGACGTCCGAGTGGAAGATGCGAGGGAAatatggagaagatgagtaAGCTCGTAGATCTTAAAAAGATGTACAAGGAGTAGACCTTCGAGTAGAAAAATCCATCACCCAAGCAGCTGAGTCTTCTCAGACTCTCTAGCCTATAACCATCCCAGCATTCAAACTTAGCGCTGCAAGTACAACTGTAGACAAACAACCGAGGACACGGAATTATATTAGTAGCTTAAGGCGTTATCCGACCTCTACGACGATAATGGCACCGCTACATCCGGCCGCTACCCCCAAATCGTCCTTCGCCTCGAtgtttcttctcttctctcctttaTTAACTACTGTCATCTAGCAGGGACTTAGTAGCCGACAAATCTCCATCCTAAGGACATCTGTTCTTCCGTCACGCCTCTGCTCATCACGGCTCGTGCTTGTTCGCCGCCGGCGTCAAGTCGACGATTCTCCCTCCTTACGAAGAATCTGTAGAAGGTGATGATGCACAAGAAAACAACGTTGACAGCAAGCACTGAAGCAGGGTTAGCCCCAAGCTttattggaagaagggcgacTGACCCATGCCAAACCCAGCATAGAAATGAGGAGGTTCGAACCACACATAGGAGCCCCAGATATTCGAGGTTCCACCAATGGCATTGATCAGGGCAAGACCTGCAGCCCGCTTGGGGTATGGCCTCGCAACATGGAGTGAGAGAGTGTTATAGATGAACAGCTGGGGCACGACTGATGACAGTTAGTTAAGTAATTAAAGAACATCTCTCGACGCACCATTGGCAACTGGTGTCCACATCATGGCAAAGTATCGAGCGCCAACGTTGAGAGTGGCCATGGCGATAATATAAATGACAATACCGATGCAGAGACACACAATTATCGGCCAATACAGGATTTGTTTGCGCTACGCATTGTTATGGACGACCATCAAAAGACGAAACATCACTCACGTCCGACCACCACGAGATGCCAGCGAAAATGAAGCAAGCGAAGACTGCTTGGACATCAGCCTAATGTCAGCGGAGGAAGCGGGCAACTGACTGTATGGGGGAGCTGTCAGGCAAAGGGTGATCAAAGAATCGTACCCCAAAGCTGCCAAAATAGTAGGGAAGAAGTTTCCTGAAGCCATGAATCAGCCGAAGCGAACAACGTTGCAATTTCACTCACCAACAGAACCCATAGCTTGCGAACATATCATGCAGCCGATGAGCATGTAAACCTGGCAAGAGGATCAGCTTTTGATTCAGAAATGCAGCTTCTAACATACCTTGGGATCCTTCAAGGCAGAAAGATAGGCTCTAGCGGTAGAGGTGTCATCATGAGCCTCACCGGCACCAGCTTCTTGCTCCAACCGCCACACAGCAAGGTCTCGCTCGACTGGTTTAAGAACTCGCGCGTTGTGTGGGAATTCGGGCTAAGTCATATCAGACTGATTCGCATGGACTATTATGATGCAGTTACCATcaaaaaagcaaagatgaTACCGAATCCCACGGTGGCAGTTCCCTCACTGGATGAATCAGTCGTCTTTGCCCCTGTACTCGAACGCAGCAGCTTACACGATGAAGAGCCATCGCCATCCGCGAATTCCGTGTTTACCATCGAGTTTCAAGACACCGGCGGCAATAAGTCCTCCGAATCCGTTCCCTAACTGTTGACCGATGAAGAGACCGGCGTAACGCTTTCCTAGCTCTTTCTTGGTGTACCAAGCAGAGAGATA
Coding sequences within:
- a CDS encoding nicotinamide mononucleotide permease; amino-acid sequence: MSTNSQAIAAPYEEKLNDEMIEDVAVKQEDHAIAILPESLWGMSEEERNALERKIVRKMDLIVLPIIMILYILNYIDRQNLAVSKLQGIMIDLDLTTQQFATCVSVLFAGYLPFQIPSNYLISRIPRPGLYICCAVICWGAISAATAAVQSYSALVGIRVVLGAVEAVFFPGVLYYLSAWYTKKELGKRYAGLFIGQQLGNGFGGLIAAGVLKLDGKHGIRGWRWLFIVEGTATVGFGIIFAFLMPEFPHNARVLKPVERDLAVWRLEQEAGAGEAHDDTSTARAYLSALKDPKVYMLIGCMICSQAMGSVGNFFPTILAALGYDSLITLCLTAPPYIFACFIFAGISWWSDRKQILYWPIIVCLCIGIVIYIIAMATLNVGARYFAMMWTPVANVVPQLFIYNTLSLHVARPYPKRAAGLALINAIGGTSNIWGSYVWFEPPHFYAGFGMVLAVNVVFLCIITFYRFFVRRENRRLDAGGEQARAVMSRGVTEEQMSLGWRFVGY